Genomic DNA from candidate division WOR-3 bacterium:
AGAACACGAAACGGGCCGCCGCCTACTACCTCGGATATTTCGTAATCAGGGGTGATGGTATCATCAAGGCCAGCTGATGCGATATAGCGAAGTATCGAGTCGTTCGTCGGGAGCCCCATTAATTCTTCATGGTGGCGGTTCAGCACATCTCTTGCGTACATGCGGCGATTCATGAGCGTGCTGGTCCGTATCCCCATCACCGTGAGCCTTGAAACCGCAAGCACGCCTATGGCTAAGACGACGATCGCTACGAGTACCTCGACAAGAGTGAACCCCTTACGGCCTGCAGCATTTTTCTTCGCGGAATTTTTCCTGAGAATCTTGTTCATCTCCACCTCCTCTACGGATTCCAGGTACCACCTGCATACTCGTAGGTGGCGACCTTACCTACTCGGTTAACACCAACCGCATAATTATCTATTCCGTCGGTAATATAAGCGACACCGCTCGTTGCTCCACCACGCGCGTCGATCAAGAGCACACCGGTGGGAAAATCGATGCCGTTAACACCTGGTGCGACCATGCTCGCTTCGGGTGGCTGGTTCGCAACATTAGCACCACCAAAGCGGACCTGTCCCGCATCGGTGTCTCCTAATCTGAAATCTACGGTCATTCCGTCTGGGCGCTGCAAGCGATAGTGGCGGGCGTCGGGAAAAGAGAATAGGTAGTTTCCACTCGATGCAATAGCCCTCTCCCTTATCATCTTGATGTGCTGTGCCAGCTTTTGCGCCGCGCTGCGTGTTCGTGCCCTCCGTTGCATACTGGCGAAATTTGGTACGACGAGCAACGCAATAATACCTATGATCCCAATGACGACCATCAATTCGACGAGCGTGAAACCATGCCTGTGTGATGATCGCCTCATTTGTGAATTCTTTCCCATAATACCTCCATTCTCCGCTGTATTATGTAGCAAAATCCATTCCTGTTATCTTTGTTGAAAGCAATGAAATTTAAGGCATTTTGTTAGAAAACAATGACGGATGGGGATTTTTCTCCATATATTGGGTAAATCTTTACCCAGTTGTCATTACGCAAACAAGTCTGGTTTTTAACTGGAATCGTGCGTGTGCTGTACAATAGCGGAGACTTCCTTGAAAAAATCAGGGACGTTGACAGTGCGACTTGCTTACGTATAATAGGGTATGCTGGTGCTCAGCCTTTTGGTTTTTTTCATGCCTCCCAATCCCTATACAGAGCTGAGAAACATCCCGCCGCGGTATCCTTATTTAATGAATGCGGGGATCACGCGCCTGCCCAAGCCGATCGGGGAAAAAAGGGCGCTGGTCCTGCTCGTTGATTTTCCAGATAACCAACACCAGTATGCAAGCATGTCTTTTGATTCGCTCATTTATTTTGACAATACCGCTTCACTCAGAGATTATTACCGGGAAGTGTCCTACGGCAGATTCACGATAAGTCAGTCGAGTGAGGTCAGCGACTGGTATCGCATACCCGGGGATTATTCGTACTACGTGGGCGATTCATTTGGCTTTTACCCGGGGACCTTTCCCAGGAATGCGCAGGGAATCGTCTGGGCAGCATGCAGTCTTGCTGATCCTTCAGTAGACTTCACCCAGTTTGATGAAGATGGGAATGATACTGTTGATATCTTGTTCGTCGTTCATTCGGGCCCCGGAGCAGAGGAAGGATTTCCAGGCTACACCTCGCACATCTGGTCCCATCAGTGGCAGCTTTCGAACACTGGTACTGGGTGCCCTTCTGCATACCTGACCGATGACGGAGTTTATGTAGACTATTATTCGATGGAGCCGGAGAGATTCGAGCTGTATACCAGCCGTATTACGGTCGGTGTCTTTGCTCATGAATTTGGACATATTCTCGGTTTGCCTGATCTTTATGATACTGATTATTCCACTTTTGGCATTGGCCTTTTCGGTCTTATGGGTGCTGGATCGTGGGGAAGGGGAGACGATCGTCAGATCCCGGGTTCGTCCCCGTCCCATCTGTGCGCCTGGTCCAAGTATCAATTGGGATTTCTCGTGCCCCTGGCGGTTGATAGAATTGGTGTTTCCAGATACGAACATCAAAGTGTTCCTTGTGCGTCATGCAGCCCATTTGCGGTCAGGCTTCTTGAAGACCCCGATGGTCCGAATTGGGAATATCCCGGAACAATTGGTGAATATTTTCTGGTTGAAAACAGAATGCGTCGCGGGTTTGACCAGAGCCTGCCAGGCGACGGTCTCCTGATATTGCACGTCGATGACGCAAAGGGTAGTAATAGCGATGAAAATCATCCCCTGGTTGGCGTTATGCAGGCAGACGGTGATCTTCGATTCCTTTTGCCTGACACTGGAAGTATGGCCGATCTCTGGAAGAACCGCGAATACGGCTTTGGAGATACGTCGCGGCCAGCGAGCCTCGATTATGCAGGCAATCCGACCGGAGTTTGGGTATATGACATTGGCCCGGCCGATTCGGTCATGACCGCATCGTTCTGGGTAACACCTGTTCTCCTCGGTAATATTTACTCGCTGCCCAACCCTTACCGTGCCGATCGACCACCGTCGTGGGGCGAGAGAGTCATCATCTCGTACGTGCCTTCTGATACCGTTGAGCTGGGCAGTCAGTTCCCCGAATTCAAGGTTACCCTCTATAATATAGCCGCGGAGCGGGTGAGAGTACTCGACACCGAACCCTACGAGATCGACCGATTTGCCCGAAGGGCTTTCTGGGATTTGAAAAACGACCGGGACGAAGATGTGGTGAGCGGCATGTATTTGTACGTCATCGAGATCCGCGGTGATAAGGTAGAAAGACGGACGGGTCGTTTGACCATAATAAGGTAAAACATCATATGCACAAAATACACGGACAACGCGTGCCGACCGGAGATGTGTCATGAAACTGCGTGGATCATACCCGCGTGACATCGGTGCGATCGCAACTGTTTTCATAATACTCATTCTCTTTGTAGCAGTTTTTAATCTCTATATCAGTTTTCAGTTCAGGAATGAGTTCGTGAATTATGGAAGGAATAATGTCCTGGCGATTTCAAATATTTGCCGCGATTATTTGCGAAGCGGTTACGATAGTCGTGAACTGAGCACTCTTTTCAAGAGCCTGTCCCGCTCTTTCAATCTCGATCATCTTGTTATCGCTGACACGCTCGGCAACCGCGTGTACGATTCATGGACCCATTTTGGCATCATGACCGCCACGAACAGGTTCGAGTTCCCCGGCGGCTTTGAGAGAGTACCGGCCGTTCAGGAAATCGTTCAAAAAGATAACGAATTCCTGTACAGGAGTGCTGATCCACCAGCGTATGTCTACATATCGCTCATCCCCACCTATTCAGTCATCTTCGGTAATATTTTCCGCTGGCATATTTTTTATATAACGATCTCACTGGTCTTTACTGGTTTCCTCGGGGTCTTTCTTATTCGTAATCTTTTCCTCCCAATGCGTTATGTGGCCAACCTTGCACACGACTTTGGTATTGAAATGAAGCGCGAAGATTTTGTCTCGACGACTTTCAATGAAGTGTACCGAAAACTCAGACTGCGGGAACAAATGCTCGTTGAATTTTCGGCGTATATTGCTCATGAGTTCAGAAATTCGCTGGGCGCTATAATCGGTCTGGCGCGGCTCGTGGAGAAAGGCAAGAAGCCTGGTTCAGAAATAGTGAAGGAATGCCGCAACATGGAGCAATTGATCGTGCGCATACTCGAGTATTCAAAGCCAGTGAGGCTCAATCTCTCCGTTGTAAGCTTGAACAAAGTGGTGGATGATGCATTTGAAAGAGTTTCGATGCCGAAGAGGATAAGCATTGTCAAAGAAAGTGCACCTGATATTATGCGTGTTCAGGGCGATCACGAACTCCTTGCTGTTGCTGTCAGCAATTTACTCAAGAACGCGAAGGAAGCGATAAAGAACAAGGGACACATTGAACTCGTAATCGGCCGTAAGGATGAATTCGTTTTTCTTTCGATCGCAGATAGTGGCGTGGGTGTTGAAGAACGTGAATTGGAGATGATCTTCAACCCCTTCTTTTCAAGGAAGGCAGAGGGCATGGGTTTGGGGTTGGCTTATGTCAAGAAAATAGTTGAGGAACATGGCGGCCGGATCGAGGTCGCTTCAAAGAAGGGTAAGGGTACGACATTTACTCTGGAGTTTCCAGTTCATGAAAAATGAAGTAGGATGGGTTTTCCATATCTGTCTTGATTTTGGCAATAAATTGAATATATTAATGCAAAGGAGTTTTTGATGGATCAATTTGCCAGGCGTGTTGCCGATAGTCTGAGAGCAAAGAAGGTTGAGTACGGTGATGTACGGGTCGTGCAGCGGGAATCCGAATCGATAGTGTTGAAGAACGGGATCATTGAGTCTATCACGCGTAATTCTGATGTTGGCTTTGGGGTACGCGTTCTGAAGAATTCGGCCTGGGGTTTTGCTTCGTCGAACGAGATAAAGAAGAGTGTTGCCAACAAGATTGTGAAGGATGCTTTGAATATTGCACTTGCATCGGCAACCGTCAGGTCAAAAGGCGTTGAATTGACTTCCTTGCCGGCACAGCAGGGGAATTACAGCACAAAGGTAAAGATCGATCCCATGGAAATTCCGCTCAGCGAAAAGATCGACATGCTGCTTTCGTGTGACAAGGCGATGCGCAAGGACAAGAGAATAAAACATAGTGAGGCGTCGCTTAGATTTCAGAGGAATAGAGTTTATTTTGCGTCAACGAACGATTCGTTCGTAACACAGGAATTCTTGTTCTCCGGCGGCAACATCAAGGCGTATGCCATGGATAAGGGAGAGATCCAATTCCGGTCCTATGGCGATTACGCGCAAAAAGGGTTTGAATTCATAAAATCGATGGAATACTTGAAGAATGCGCCGAGGGTCGCCGACGAAGCGCTGATGTTACTTACCGCTGAACAGTGCCCGCAAATGGAGACGACGGTAATCATCAACGATGACCAGATGGTTTTGCAGGTGCATGAATCATGCGGACATCCTGCCGAACTCGATCGGGTACTCGGTACCGAGGCTTCGTACGCCGGGACCAGTTTCTTGACCACGGATAAGCTCGGTAAGTTCAGGTACGGGTCGGATGTGGTCAGCATCGTTGCTGATGCGACCGTACCGGGGGGTCTCGGTACTTTTGGCTGGGATGATGAAGGCGTGCCGGGACAGCGCGTTTACCTTGTCAAAAATGGTATGTTTGTTGGATATCTGACTTCTCGGGAGACTGCGGGTATAGTCAATAGCAAATCGAGTGGGGCGATGCGGGCTGATGGCTGGAACAGAATCCCCTTGATCCGTATGACCAATATCAATCTCGAACCAGGTAAGTGGAAGCTTGCAGATATGATCGCGGATACGAATGACGGTGTCTTTCTGGAAACAAACAAATCATGGTCAATAGATGATAAACGCCTTAATTTTCAATTCGGCTGTGAAATAGCGAGGAAGATCGAAAATGGTAAGTTGACGAGAGTCTACAAGAATCCAACTTATGCAGGAATAACTCCCCAGTTCTGGAAGAATTGTGATGCAGTTGCCGACAAGGGTTCCTGGCGTATGCATGGAACGCCGAATTGCGGCAAGGGTGAGCCGGGTCAGATCATGTTTGTGGGGCACGGTACTACGCCGGCGAGATTTCGGGGTGTGCAGATCGGAATTGCCAAATAAGGGATCCGGAACATGGATACCCCGTTTGAGCAGATGGCTAAGTGAAACGCGTTAGAGGTTTTTTTGAGAGAGCTGAAAGAAGATAGCCACAAAATCAACGTCGTATCGACGGTGTTCTTCATTTGTGCTGCCATCATAGTACTTTCGTCCTGTGCTTATTTCAATACTGTATACAATGCTAAAAATTATTACCGCGAAGGCAGAAAGTCCGTCAAGCATGATACACTTGTAACCGATTCGGAGAACTTCAGCAAGACAATTGAGAAATCGACATCGATAATCGTGAAATATCCGGGTACGCGATGGATTGATGATGCGCTTTTCATGATGGGTGCGTCTTACTATTATAAGGGCGACTATTCGCGGAGTCTGGAGAAGTTGGATTTCTTGATCCAAAACTATCCCGGCTCGAGTTATCAATACGAGGCGTTGTATCTTGTCGGATTGGCAAACTACAAGCTCAAGAGATATGGTTCGGCGGTTGTTGCGCTCACTGAAGCAATGAACTCCAAAAAATACAGGAAGAAGTCATTGATCGCGCTGCTCTACGTGTACTACGGTGACGCCAACTATTCGGATCTCTATGAGATCGCGGACACCTTGAAGGCAGGTTCGCTGAGTTACGATGAAAGGCGTACTGTTCTAAGGTTCGTGAGCATGGCGCAATTTAGTGAGCAGCGCTATGAGGAGGCGCTCGAAACGGCAACACAGCTGCTTTCCATTACTAGGGATGAGAACGAACGGCGAGACCTCAAATTACGGATCGCGGAGATATATCTTGAGATCGGCGAGTTCGATCTATGCAAGGAATTTCTGCTGGGTGAGACAGATCCTGAATTCAGGGACCTCCTCGCCGATCTGTATCTGAGAACAGGAAATATTGCCGAGGCCAAAGACATATGCATAGAGCTCTCGCAGAATAGAACGCCCGAGGTGGCGGCTGAGGCTTTCTACGAGATCGCGCAGCTGCACGAGAATGAGGATAGTATTGACCTCGCGGTTGCCAGCTACGACAGTGCCCTGATCAAAGCACCTAATAGTGAATACGGTCTGAAGGCGAGAAAGAGATCGGAAGTGCTCAAGCGGGTCCAGACCCTGACCGCCGAGACTGAAGACGAAGTGCGTTCACAATTTCTGCTGGCCGAGATTTACTTTGCAGATCTAAACGACCTTCCGAAAGCCCTTGAGGGATACCAGAAGGTCTACAACGATTTTCCGAATAGCAAGTGGGCACCGAAGGCATTGTATGCCCATTTGTGGATAGCGTCTAACGTATATGGTGATGACACGCTGGCAACCAGACTTGCGCGTTCTTTGATCGGCTCCTACCCCCGCACTGAATACGCGATGAGCGCACAGCAGATCCTGGAGGCCGTAGAATTGGATTCCGTGGAAGTCATTCCGGAACGATAGGCCATGGTTTTGCACAGACTCAGCATCATAAAGAAGCGATGGTTTACCACAAGCATATTTGGGCTTGAATTCAGGTTGCCAGGGATCCGTCCGTTACCGGGACAGTTCTTCCAGGTCCAGGTAGATGAAGGGGTGGATCCTTTTCTCAACAGGCCGATCAGCATTGCTTCCTACGTGAATGCCAGG
This window encodes:
- a CDS encoding prepilin-type N-terminal cleavage/methylation domain-containing protein, which translates into the protein MNKILRKNSAKKNAAGRKGFTLVEVLVAIVVLAIGVLAVSRLTVMGIRTSTLMNRRMYARDVLNRHHEELMGLPTNDSILRYIASAGLDDTITPDYEISEVVGGGPFRVLWNIADSMIVSVPDPRFKTVRIHVLWMQAARPVSSDLIKRY
- a CDS encoding prepilin-type N-terminal cleavage/methylation domain-containing protein, with product MGKNSQMRRSSHRHGFTLVELMVVIGIIGIIALLVVPNFASMQRRARTRSAAQKLAQHIKMIRERAIASSGNYLFSFPDARHYRLQRPDGMTVDFRLGDTDAGQVRFGGANVANQPPEASMVAPGVNGIDFPTGVLLIDARGGATSGVAYITDGIDNYAVGVNRVGKVATYEYAGGTWNP
- a CDS encoding HAMP domain-containing histidine kinase; protein product: MKLRGSYPRDIGAIATVFIILILFVAVFNLYISFQFRNEFVNYGRNNVLAISNICRDYLRSGYDSRELSTLFKSLSRSFNLDHLVIADTLGNRVYDSWTHFGIMTATNRFEFPGGFERVPAVQEIVQKDNEFLYRSADPPAYVYISLIPTYSVIFGNIFRWHIFYITISLVFTGFLGVFLIRNLFLPMRYVANLAHDFGIEMKREDFVSTTFNEVYRKLRLREQMLVEFSAYIAHEFRNSLGAIIGLARLVEKGKKPGSEIVKECRNMEQLIVRILEYSKPVRLNLSVVSLNKVVDDAFERVSMPKRISIVKESAPDIMRVQGDHELLAVAVSNLLKNAKEAIKNKGHIELVIGRKDEFVFLSIADSGVGVEERELEMIFNPFFSRKAEGMGLGLAYVKKIVEEHGGRIEVASKKGKGTTFTLEFPVHEK
- a CDS encoding tetratricopeptide repeat protein, encoding MRELKEDSHKINVVSTVFFICAAIIVLSSCAYFNTVYNAKNYYREGRKSVKHDTLVTDSENFSKTIEKSTSIIVKYPGTRWIDDALFMMGASYYYKGDYSRSLEKLDFLIQNYPGSSYQYEALYLVGLANYKLKRYGSAVVALTEAMNSKKYRKKSLIALLYVYYGDANYSDLYEIADTLKAGSLSYDERRTVLRFVSMAQFSEQRYEEALETATQLLSITRDENERRDLKLRIAEIYLEIGEFDLCKEFLLGETDPEFRDLLADLYLRTGNIAEAKDICIELSQNRTPEVAAEAFYEIAQLHENEDSIDLAVASYDSALIKAPNSEYGLKARKRSEVLKRVQTLTAETEDEVRSQFLLAEIYFADLNDLPKALEGYQKVYNDFPNSKWAPKALYAHLWIASNVYGDDTLATRLARSLIGSYPRTEYAMSAQQILEAVELDSVEVIPER
- a CDS encoding M6 family metalloprotease domain-containing protein; the encoded protein is MLVLSLLVFFMPPNPYTELRNIPPRYPYLMNAGITRLPKPIGEKRALVLLVDFPDNQHQYASMSFDSLIYFDNTASLRDYYREVSYGRFTISQSSEVSDWYRIPGDYSYYVGDSFGFYPGTFPRNAQGIVWAACSLADPSVDFTQFDEDGNDTVDILFVVHSGPGAEEGFPGYTSHIWSHQWQLSNTGTGCPSAYLTDDGVYVDYYSMEPERFELYTSRITVGVFAHEFGHILGLPDLYDTDYSTFGIGLFGLMGAGSWGRGDDRQIPGSSPSHLCAWSKYQLGFLVPLAVDRIGVSRYEHQSVPCASCSPFAVRLLEDPDGPNWEYPGTIGEYFLVENRMRRGFDQSLPGDGLLILHVDDAKGSNSDENHPLVGVMQADGDLRFLLPDTGSMADLWKNREYGFGDTSRPASLDYAGNPTGVWVYDIGPADSVMTASFWVTPVLLGNIYSLPNPYRADRPPSWGERVIISYVPSDTVELGSQFPEFKVTLYNIAAERVRVLDTEPYEIDRFARRAFWDLKNDRDEDVVSGMYLYVIEIRGDKVERRTGRLTIIR
- a CDS encoding TldD/PmbA family protein — protein: MDQFARRVADSLRAKKVEYGDVRVVQRESESIVLKNGIIESITRNSDVGFGVRVLKNSAWGFASSNEIKKSVANKIVKDALNIALASATVRSKGVELTSLPAQQGNYSTKVKIDPMEIPLSEKIDMLLSCDKAMRKDKRIKHSEASLRFQRNRVYFASTNDSFVTQEFLFSGGNIKAYAMDKGEIQFRSYGDYAQKGFEFIKSMEYLKNAPRVADEALMLLTAEQCPQMETTVIINDDQMVLQVHESCGHPAELDRVLGTEASYAGTSFLTTDKLGKFRYGSDVVSIVADATVPGGLGTFGWDDEGVPGQRVYLVKNGMFVGYLTSRETAGIVNSKSSGAMRADGWNRIPLIRMTNINLEPGKWKLADMIADTNDGVFLETNKSWSIDDKRLNFQFGCEIARKIENGKLTRVYKNPTYAGITPQFWKNCDAVADKGSWRMHGTPNCGKGEPGQIMFVGHGTTPARFRGVQIGIAK